A stretch of Henckelia pumila isolate YLH828 chromosome 4, ASM3356847v2, whole genome shotgun sequence DNA encodes these proteins:
- the LOC140866673 gene encoding terpene synthase 10-like isoform X1, giving the protein MSIIRLMRAAMIFRIKPTKKLTTFDRKLAASKMLSSSNHTPVSCDAPLNRRSANYKPPLWDFNFVQSLNSEYLDERFTMRVCELRQRVNIMLKDENILVVHQLELIDDLQKMGICYHFEEEIKKVLTSIYNTRYKSKKTEDLYSMALQFRLLRQHGFLLFQEIFDCFKNEEGDFNPCLGEDTKGLLQLYEASHLLTEGEETLEAAKEFATFFLRKNLEEGTVGVLDESVRHSLEMPLHWRVPRPNARWFIEEYGRRPDMNPLLLEFAKLDFNIVQATHQQELKHISRWWKSAGLAEKFPFARDRLVECYFWNIGWLPGPQNGYLRINIAKFNSLITIIDDIFDVYGTLEELQLLHDVIQRWDIGSMNQLPEYMQMCYLALNDLVDETAYHVLKEQGLVIIPHLRNLWKDLVKVYLQESKWYANGYTPSLDEYINIAWISIGSPLMLSSALFLKPNPTHKEATQILMEHNDLIRWSGIIFRLSNDLGTSKEEMERGDIPKSIQCYMNQSGASKEEAEEHVRGLIHSAWKKMNQNLHQKDYCEFARIFAESGADLSRMSMYMYEHGDGHGNQNPQIKNRISNLLSELFIV; this is encoded by the exons ATGTCTATAATTCGTTTAATGCGCGCGGCAATGATTTTTCGGATTAAACCCACGAAAAAACTCACAACTTTTGACAGGAAATTAGCAGCTTCAAAAATGTTATCTTCTTCAAACCATACCCCTGTTTCTTGTGATGCACCATTGAATCGGCGCTCCGCAAATTACAAGCCTCCCTTATGGGATTTCAATTTTGTGCAGTCATTGAACAGCGAATACCTG GATGAGAGGTTCACGATGAGAGTCTGTGAACTAAGGCAGCGAGTGAATATAATGCTGAAGGATGAAAATATATTGGTCGTTCATCAGTTGGAACTAATCGATGATTTACAAAAAATGGGAATATGTTACCATTTTGAGGAAGAAATCAAGAAAGTTTTGACATCCATTTATAACACAAGATATAAGTCCAAGAAAACTGAGGATTTGTACTCCATGGCTCTTCAGTTCAGACTCCTAAGGCAACATGGTTTTCTTCTCTTTCAAG AGATATTCGATTGTTTCAAGAATGAGGAAGGTGATTTCAATCCATGTCTTGGGGAAGATACCAAGGGATTGCTTCAATTGTATGAAGCTTCTCACTTGTTGACAGAAGGCGAAGAGACCTTGGAGGCAGCAAAAGAATTCGCTACCTTTTTTCTGCGCAAAAATCTTGAAGAGGGCACTGTTGGAGTACTCGACGAATCGGTTCGCCATTCTTTGGAAATGCCACTTCATTGGAGGGTTCCAAGGCCAAATGCAAGATGGTTCATAGAGGAATACGGAAGGAGACCAGATATGAACCCTCTTTTGCTTGAGTTTGCGAAATTGGATTTCAATATTGTTCAAGCAACACACCAGCAAGAACTCAAGCATATTTCAAG GTGGTGGAAGAGTGCAGGGCTTGCTGAAAAGTTTCCTTTCGCGAGGGATAGACTTGTGGAGTGTTACTTTTGGAATATCGGTTGGCTCCCCGGCCCGCAGAATGGATACTTAAGAATAAATATTGCTAAGTTTAATTCGTTGATAACAATTATAGATGATATATTTGACGTGTATGGTACCTTGGAGGAATTACAGCTCTTGCATGATGTTATTCAAAG ATGGGATATTGGAAGTATGAACCAACTGCCTGAATACATGCAAATGTGCTATCTAGCACTCAATGATTTGGTTGATGAAACAGCCTATCATGTTCTAAAAGAACAAGGACTTGTCATCATTCCTCACTTAAGAAATCTG TGGAAAGATTTAGTCAAAGTATATCTACAAGAGTCGAAATGGTACGCCAACGGTTATACACCGAGCTTGGATGAATACATAAACATTGCTTGGATTTCAATAGGCAGTCCGTTGATGCTTAGCTCTGCCTTATTCCTAAAGCCAAATCCAACACATAAGGAGGCTACTCAAATTTTAATGGAACACAATGATTTGATCCGATGGTCGGGAATCATTTTTCGACTCTCCAATGATTTAGGAACATCAAAG GAGGAGATGGAAAGAGGTGATATACCAAAATCGATCCAATGTTACATGAATCAAAGTGGTGCGTCCAAAGAAGAGGCAGAAGAACATGTGAGGGGTTTGATACACAGCGCCTGGAAAAAGATGAACC